The region TTGGTTAGATCAGGATCTAATCCAACGCATAAAAAAGATTTTTTTAAAAGGATTTGTTCGTGTAGTTGTTGTGTTGTCATATTGTATTTTACTAGTGCGGCAAAATTACAAATAATATTATTGGTTTGCGAATTTCACTTTAACATTGAATTCATGTAAGATCTTTGGCAAATTATATAAGAAAAAAGAAAACGTTCTTTTCTAACTTTGATAATGAACCCTAAATCAAGAAATTATGAGTCTACATATCGGGATAATGCCAAAAAACTTAAAAAAGAGTACTACCATATTAGCCACAATTTTATCTAATGAAATGACCTTATATGTAAAAACCAGAAAATTTCATTGGAATATCTCCGGGAATAGTTTCATGGAATTACATAAACTGTTTGAAGATCAATATAGAATTCTTGAAGCTAATATCGATGAAGTTGCAGAACGCATTAGTCAGCTTGGCGAAAAAACGATTGGAACTATGAAAGAATTTATAGAAAATTCGACTCTAAAAGAATCTCCTAAGGAATATGCTTCACAAAAAAATATGCTGGAGGAACTTCTTGAAAATCATGAGCAAATGGTAAGTGAGTTTAGAGCGTATATTCCGGTTTTTGAGAATGACAATAATGATATTGGTTCAGCAGATTTTGTAACAGGTTTATTGCAGGAACATGAAAAAATGGCCTGGATTTTACGTCGTTACCAGGTTTGATAAAAGAAAAATGTGAATTATGAAACGCTTAACGAAATAAATGTAACACAAAATAGTCCAATATTTTGCAACTTTACAATACTAATAAATGCATAACGAAAAAGATTAAAAATAGTACCGAAATAAAAGAAACTGGAATGAGTTAAAAGGCAAATTGAAACAATTAATATGCACCTCTGACAGATGATGATTTGATGTTTGCTGAAGGAAAAGTAGACGAAATGTACAGAAGACTTCAGCAAAAGTAGGGATAGGCAAAAGAAGAATTTTATCAAATCCTATCAGATTTATAAATCCTTATAACTCAATCAGGGAATACCGTCTAATAAAAATATATTAGACGGTATTTTTTTGAAGATTCCACCTACTTTTTTCAATGTTTATGCAACTCTGACGGGCATTATAAGCCGTAACCAAAAATAAATTAATTATCTTTAACCAAATTTCTTTAAAATGAAACTATTTATAAAGTTCGACATAAATACCATTTGCACTCAATATTTAAAACACAACCTGGAACAGCAAAATATAAGTTTTACAAGTCTGGGATTTGGCGAGATTGAGGTTGCCGATAATATTGATGCAGATACACTCGAAACTTTAAAAAATAATTTAAGTCCTTGTGGTTTTGAAATTGTAGAAAATCAAAAAAGTGTCTTAGTTCAAAAAATAAAAGATGCTATAATTGAGTTAGTTTTTATGGATAACGGTAACAATTATAAAAGTTCTGTTTTTCTGGCTGAGAAACTCAATCATAGTTATGGTTATTTATCGAATGTTTTTTCAGAAGTAACCTACTCTTCTATTGAAAATTTTATCATTTTACAGAAAATTGAAAGAGCAAAACAATTAATTATTATCAATGAAATGAGTTTGACCGAAATTGCTTTTTTACTAAACTATTCGAGTGTTGCACATTTGAGTACGCAGTTTAAAAATACAACCGGAATAACACCATCGGCTTTTCAGAGAATAATTAAAAAACGCAGAGAAAATTTAAAATAAAATTAAATACCACACAAAATGCAAAACTACGCATTATACATTTTATTGGCTGACGATGATGAAGATGACCGCCTTTTTTTTAAAGATGCATTTGAAGAAGTAAAAATACAAACTAACCTAAATTTTGTACATGACGGTATGCAATTAATGGATCATTTGATGAATCCCGATAATAAACTGCCGGATGTATTGTTTCTGGATTTGAATATGCCTAAAAAAACTGGTAAAGAATGTTTAATTGAAATAAAAAAAACAGAACGTCTTAAGGATATTATTGTTGTAATTTATTCTACTTCTTCGTCTGAAGAAGATATTGAGGACACCTTTATTCAGGGAGCTAATATTTACATCAAAAAACCAAGCGATTTTAATACACTGAAAAAAATAATTAATGAAGTCGTGACTATAAACTGGCACTATCACACCTCTGGGTTAAATCGTGATAAT is a window of uncultured Flavobacterium sp. DNA encoding:
- a CDS encoding response regulator — translated: MQNYALYILLADDDEDDRLFFKDAFEEVKIQTNLNFVHDGMQLMDHLMNPDNKLPDVLFLDLNMPKKTGKECLIEIKKTERLKDIIVVIYSTSSSEEDIEDTFIQGANIYIKKPSDFNTLKKIINEVVTINWHYHTSGLNRDNFLLRL
- a CDS encoding AraC family transcriptional regulator, translating into MKLFIKFDINTICTQYLKHNLEQQNISFTSLGFGEIEVADNIDADTLETLKNNLSPCGFEIVENQKSVLVQKIKDAIIELVFMDNGNNYKSSVFLAEKLNHSYGYLSNVFSEVTYSSIENFIILQKIERAKQLIIINEMSLTEIAFLLNYSSVAHLSTQFKNTTGITPSAFQRIIKKRRENLK
- a CDS encoding DNA starvation/stationary phase protection protein — protein: MSLHIGIMPKNLKKSTTILATILSNEMTLYVKTRKFHWNISGNSFMELHKLFEDQYRILEANIDEVAERISQLGEKTIGTMKEFIENSTLKESPKEYASQKNMLEELLENHEQMVSEFRAYIPVFENDNNDIGSADFVTGLLQEHEKMAWILRRYQV